A window of Hymenobacter siberiensis genomic DNA:
AAAAATCCCCGTCAGCAGCTGCTGACGGGGATTTTTGGCGTTTGGTGACTCTGAACTATTCGCGCACGAAGCGGCGCGTAGCCGTGCCGTCGGCCGAGGTAGCGCGCAGCAGATACACTCCGCTGGGCAGGGCGCTCAGGTCGATGGGCTGCTGAGCGGCCGCAGTGGCGGGCAGCGCGGCGCGGTACACCACCTGCCCTACGGCGTTGAGCACCGTGAGCTGCGTCGGCTGGTGGGTGCCGCTCAGCTCGATGGTCAGTTTGCCGTCGGGCGTGGGGTTGGGGTACACTTGCAGCGCAGCGGCGGCCAACTGCCGGGCCGTGGCCGTGACCACGAGCGCAACCGACGGCAGCGAGGTGCAGCCCTGCGCCGAGGTGGTGGTAACGGTATAGGAACCCAGCTGGGCCGCCGAATTCACCACGTAAGTAAGACCGGCGGCCCCGGCAATGGCTACGCCATTGAAGTAGAACTGGTTGCCGATGGCCGCGCTGCTGGTGAGCGTGGTGGTGGGGCCATTGTACTGAGCCGTCAGCGTTGGGCGCGTGGGCAGCGCGTTGATGGTCAGCGTAGCCGTGGACGTGGCCCCGCCACAGGCTCCGGCGCTGCTCACCGTGTTGGTCACGGTGTAGGTGCCGGGCGTGCTGGCGTCCAGGTTGATGGCTCCTGTGCCGGCATTCAGGCTCAGGCCGGTAGTAGCGGAGAACGTACCGGCGATGGCCCCGGTGGCGAGCGCCGGAGTGGCCGTGCCAGTGGCGCACAGCGAGGCGCTGGCGTAGCTAAAGGCCGCCGAAGCCGGGGCCGAAATCGTGATGGTGGCCGTGCTGCTGCTGGGGCAGCTGCCACCCACGCTGTACGTCACGGTGTAGGTACCGGGCGTGGAGCTGGCCGGGGCAATGGTGCCCGTGCCGGCGTTCAGGCTCAGGCCGGCCGTCGAAGCAAAGGTGCCGCCCGTAGTGCCCGCGATGCTGGGCGTGGCGGTAGCGCTGCTAAGGCAATAGCCGGTAGCCGCGTAGCTAAACGTGGCCGAGGTGGCCGGGTTCACCGTCACGGCCGTGGCGGGCGAGGTAGCGGCGCAGCCGCTACCGCTGGAGATGACCACGGCATAGCTGCCGGCCGCGCTGGCCGAATACGTAGCCGTAGTGGCCCCGGCAATGGGCTGGCCATTGAGCAGGAACTGATACGTAGCCCCGGCCCCACCGCCGCCGGCCGTTAGCAGCACCGCGCTGCCCTGGCAGATGGCCGTCGGGCCGGCGGCTACAAGTGTGGCCACCGGCGCGGCGCTGATGGTAATCGGAGCCGTAGCCGTGGTGGCCGCGCACGAGCCCGACGCCGGAATGGTGTTGGTGACGGTGTAAGTGCCCGCCTGGCTGGCCGCCAGATTCACCACGCCGGAAGCCAGGTTCAGGCTCAGGCCGGTGGTGGAGGAGAACGTACCAGCGCTGGCTCCGCTGCCGAAGACCGGGGCCACGTTGCCCTGCGCCGCCGCGCAGTAGCTGGTGACGGGGTAGCTGAATGCCGCCGCCGGGGCCGTGGTGATGGTGACCGCAGTGGTGGCCATTGCCGTGCAGGTGCTGCCCACGGTGTAGGTCACGGTGTAGGTGCCGGCCGTGCTGGAAGCGGGGTCAATTGTCCCGGTGGTCGTGTTCAGGCTCAGGCCGGCGGGGGCCGCAAACGTGCCGCCCGAGGTACCCGCAAGCGTGGGCGAGGCGCTGCCGCCACTGGCGCAGAACGTGGACGATGCGTAGGCAAATGCCGCGCTCGGGGCTGCGTTGATGGTGATACTGGCCGTGGCCGTGCCCGGACAGGGGCTGCCCGCCGAGTAGCTCACGGTGTAAGTGCCGGGCGCGCTGGCGGCCAGATTAATCGCGCCGGTTGCGGCGTTCAGGCTCAGGCCGGTGGTTGAAGCGTACGTACCGCCAGCGATGGAAACCGTTGGTCCGGGGTTGTTGCCGCCGTTCTGACAGTAACTCGTGGCACCGTAGGCCAGGGTGGGCGTGGCCACAGGATTCACAGTGAGGGTGGTGCCAGCCGAGGTGGCCGTGCAGCTGCCGGGATTGGTGATGACCACGCTGTAGGTGCCGCCCTGCGTGGCGGCGTAGGTGGCCGAAACAGCGCCGGCAATAGCCTGGCCGTTCAGCAGAAACTGATAGGTGGCCCCGGTGCTGCCGCCGTTAGCCGTCAGCGTCACGCTATTGCCCTGACAAAAAGTGGTGGCGCCGCTCACGGCCAGCGCCGCCGCCGGTACCGCGCTGATGCTCACCTGCGTAGTAGCCGAGGCCGCTTGGCAGGCCCCGTTGGCAGATACGGTGTTGGTCACAGTGTAGGTACCGGGCTGGCTGGCCGCCAGGTTGATGGCCCCGGTGCTGGCGTTCAGGCTCAGACCCGTGGGCAAAGCCGTGAAGGCACCCGCCGCCGCGCCGGCTACGAGCGTGGCCGTGGGGTTGGCTCCGCTGGCGCAGTAGGCCGCGCTGGCGTAGCTGAAGCCGGCCGCGCCGGGCGTGGCCACCGTTACCTGCTGGGTGCTGGTGCTGGGGCAGGGCCCGCCCACGCTGTACGTCACGGCATAGGTACCAGCCGTGCTGGCGGCCAGGTTAAGCTGGCCGGTGGCGGCGTTTATAGTCAATCCGCTGGGAGCAGTAAACGTGCCCCCGGCGTTGCCGCTGATGGTAGGCGTAGGGTTGGCGCTGCTTTGGCAGTACGACGCCGCGTTGTAGGTGAAGGCGGCCGAAGTGGCCGGATTCACCGTCACGGCCACGGTGCTGGTGTTCGAGCAGCCGTTGCTGGAGGCGGTGAGGGTATAGGTAGTGGTGATGGCCGCGCCGGTCGCGTTGGTGAGCGAAACCGTGGTTTGGGCCGCGCTGGCATTGGCCAGGCCGGTGGCGGGGCTCCAGCTATAGGTGTAGCCAGCCACGGCCGCCGAGCCACCCAAGGAGGCCGAGCCGCCCGAGCAGAACGTCTGGGCCGTGCCGGCATTCACCGTTACCACCGGGTTCACCGTCACACGCACCGTGGAGCTGCCCACGCAGCCATTGGCCGAAACGGCCGTGAGGGTGTACACGGTAACGCGCGGGGCGGTGCCGGTGTTGGTGCCCGTGAGGGTAGGCTGCGCCGACGAGGTGCTGCTCAGGCCCGTACTGGGCGACCAGCTGTAAGTAAGGCCGGACACCGGCGCGGTGCCCAATTGGGCAGTCTGCCCCGAGCAGAGCACCCGGTCGGGACCGGCGCTGGGGGCGGGCAGCGGCTCCACGGTAATGGTCACGGTGGCCGTGGCCGAGCAGTTGCCGTTGTCGCCGGTGAGGGTGTAGGTAGTCGTGACGGTAGGCGAGGCGATGGGGTTGGCCACGCGGGGGTTGTTGAGGCCGGTGCTGGGGCTCCAGGTATAGTTCTGTGCACCCGAGGCCGTGAGCGTAGTCGAGCTACCGGCGCAGATGGTCTGGCTCGGCGACACGGTGAGCGACGGCGTGGCACGCACCGTCACCGTGGTCTGAGAGGTGCTGGCGCAGCCGGCGGCGTTGGTCACCGTCACCGTATAAATGGTCGATGCCGTGGGCGTTGCCGTGGGGCTGGCCACGGTGGTACTGCTCAGGCCGGCGGCCGGGCTCCACGAGTAGCTGGCGCCGCCGCTGGCATTCAGCGTAACGGACTGGCCGGCGCAGATGGCCACGGCCTGCGGCGTTACGCTGGCGTTGGGCAGCGCGTTCACAGTCACGCTCACCGATGATGTGGCCGAGCAGCCGTTGGCGCTGGCCGTCACGGTGTAGGTGCCCGAACGGTTCACGGCGACGTTCGAGAGCGTGGGATTCTGCAGCAGCGAGGTGAAGCCGGACGGGCCGGTCCAGGCGTAGCTGGCCCCCGGCACGGTCGTAGCCGTGAGCAGCAGGTTGCCGCCCACGCACAGGGGCGAGTTGCTGCCCGCCGTCACGGTGCCGATGTTAGTGATGGTGAGGTCCTGACCATTGTCCGGGCCGATGGTGGCCGGGCTGGAGGCCACTACCCGCACGCGGTAGCCCGAGCCCGTGACCACGCCCACCGGCAGCGCACCGTTGATGGTGCCGCCCGCCGTGCCCGACAGCGAACCAATAGCGACCGGCGCGGCAAACGAGCCCGTTTCGTCCGAAAGTTGGGCCGTGAACACATTAGTCGGGTCGAGGCTGCCACTCACCGTGTAGCTCACGCGCACCACGGTACTTTGGCAAAAATTCGGCCCGTTCAGCACCGAAGTAGTGATGATAGCGGCCTGGCCCGCGCGGGCCCCGATGATGCTGACCAGCAACAGCAAGTAAAAGAGTAAACGGTTTTTCATGGAGAATGATGTGAGAAAATGGACAGAACGATGGCGCAATGGCCGGCTAGTTAGCACCCCCACATGAGGGCCACATGATGAGCACGCCAAACCGCCGGTCCCGCCTTCGATGCCCCGCCGCCACGAAAGTTTAAGCCGGCATTAATCTTCTTAACTCCTTCATTTTCCGCTCATTTCCCCTTCATCTTTCTCCGCTCCTCCTTTGCCCCAATGCAACAGCCCGCCGGCACTCCCTGAGCATCGGCGGGCTGTATTATTCTCAATGCATAGTGGTCAGACAGCCTGACCATTGTAGAAAGCACGTCGTGCCAAACGCAGCCGAAGCATGACGTGCTTACTTGCTGCACAAAGGCCGGCTACTGCGCCGTGATATCCAAAAACTCGTATTTCCGGGCTACTTCCAGCGGCTGGCCATCGGCTTCAGCGTAGGGGTACACGAAGTAATTGAGGGGCGGACCAGCTTGCCGGGGCGTCAGCTGCACATCACGGCCCCGAGTGAACTCGACGCGGTTTTCGTCGTGGGCCCCGAAGAAGTAGGCGCGCTTGTCGGGGTTCTTAGCGGCTTCGGAGGCATCGACGGGCACCCAGCCAGTTTCCGGGGTGAAGAACTCGGCCCAGCAATGGTAGCCTTTGATTTCGCCGTGGCCGCGCTCGGCGGGCAGCGGCAGCCCAATGCTGAAGCGCGCCGGAATGCCCAGGCTGCGGCAGTAGCCGATGATAATGGCGTGGAAATCGGTGCAGTTGCCGTGCCGGGCGTCGCAGGCGTAGTAGATATCGCCGCGCCCCCAGCCCTGGCCGGTTTTGTCGTAGGTCACGGTACTCACCACGTGCTCGTAGATGGCGCGGGCTTTTTCGAGCGGCGTTTTGGCTCCGGCTTTGGCCACCACTTCTTCGGCCTGCTGATGAATGGTGGGGTCGAGCGGCACGAGGCGGTCGGGGGCCAGCCAGCGGGCCAGATTGGGGTCGGTTTTTTCCTTGACGAATTTGGCCGTGGGCGCATTGGCGCGCAGGTTGAGGTGCTCGCAGCGCGTGATTTGGGCGGTGAGCTTCACCACCAGCGGCGCGGTAGGCACGGTGGCGGCGCGCAGGTGCAGCATCTGGGTACCGTATTCGCCCTGCTCGATTTTGTAGGGCACCGGCGACTCAATTTTGAGGTCGCGCACCTCCTGCGAGGCATCGGTGTGGGGCACGGGTAGCCACAAATCCAGGGTTTTGGTGCCGGCCGGGGGCACGGGCACGGTGGCGGTGCTGGTGAGCACGAAGGTGCGGCTACGCGGCGCGGCGGCCGGCTGGCCCGGGGCACTCAGGCCCGGCAGGTGCACGGCCGCACCCAGCAGCCCCACCCAAATGGCGGGGGAAATCAACAACGAAACGTTCACGGCAACAAGGCAACTGGTTGCTGCTGGCGGGCGTCGGCCAAGCTGGAAGCCGGTTTCTTGTTACTGGCTGCTGGTTGCCGGGTTTTAATTCGTGGGCAGTCGACAACGAATTAAAACCCAGCAACGAGGAGCGCGAAACCAGAAACCTACTCTCGGCGGCCACCACTGCGTGCGATGCCCGCCAACGCGACGCTTACATAAGCGCCCGCCAGTCGGGGCCGACCAGACCCCAGCAGTAAGGCAAAGGTACGGCGCGGCCAACCACGAGCCGGACCGTGCGTACCAGCAGCAGCTTCATATCTTCTGCGTTTCCATGCTCTTCCTCGCCAAATCCATCACGCCTTTCGACTGGCAGCGCCTGCTCTGGACGGCCGACGCACCGCCTACTTTTCTTTTTGAAGTCGTGTTTCGGTGTGTGGTGACGTACTGCTGCTGCTGGCCACGCTCCGCGTGACGGGCCGGCGCGGCGTGCGGCAGCTCTCCATTTTCGAGCTGAGCATTATTCTGGCGCTGAGCTCGGCGGCGGGCGACACCATGTTTTACCACGACACGCCGCTGCTGCCCGTCATCATCGTGTTTGCGGTAGTCAGTGCCCTGTACTGGCTATTCAACCGCCTCACCGAGTGGTTCCCGGTCTTCGGCGACTGGCTGGAGGGCAAGCCCGTGCTACTCATCGAGAAAAGCCGCATCAACATGAAAAAACCCGACAGCCTGAACCTGACGCAAAAGGAGTTATTCGGTGAGCTACGCCAGCAGCAGGTGGAGCACCTCGGCCAAGTGCGCCGCGCCTACATGGAAGCGACCGGCAACCTCAGCGCCTATTTCTTCGCCCCCGATGCGGCCGCGCCCGGCCTGCCCATCTGGCCCGAGCTGCTGGCCCAATCGCAGCACCGCGTGGCGGCGGCCGGCGCGCACGCCTGCGGCAAGTGCGGCGAAGTGCGGGAACTGGCCCGGGGCGAGGCCGCGCTTTGCCCGGTGTGCCAGGGCGCGGACTGGGTGCCGGTGTGCAGTGCGAAAAGGGAGGCGTGAGGTTAAGCGGCTCGTTGAAGCGGGCCTACCGGTCAGCCCGCCCAGGGCGGGCTGACCAATTTTTGTGAGAACGACTATCGGTGGTGCTTCAACCGGTCAGACCGCCCGGGGCGGTCGGACCGGAGCAAACGAATCTGGTGTCACTTTAGGCCTGCGCGGCTCCGCGCTACCTTCGCGCCATGAAGCCCACTGCCCCGCCGGTTCTTGCGCTGGCCTCGTTTCCGGGGCCGCTGGCCCGCACGCCTTACTACTGCGACCGGCTGGAAAGCCACGTCGTCCGGTTTCCGCACGTGAATGCGCCACATGGGCACGACTTCTACCTGCTGCTCTACATCACCGAAGGTACCGGCACGCACACCGTCGATTTGGTAACGTATGAGCTGCGGCCGGGCAGCCTGTTTTTTCTGGCTCCGGGGCAGGTGCACCACTGGCACCCGGGGCTGGATGCGCGCGGCTTCGTGGTGTTTTTCAGCGCCGACTTCTACCTGTTTCGCTACCCCGGCAGCGGGCTCTACGACTTTCCGTTTTTCGACAGCGCGCACCCGCCGGTGCTGTACCTGCCGCCCACCGAAGCCGAAATCCGCCCGCTCATCGAGCACCTCTTTGCGGAGTTCACAGTTCCGCAGCCCAACCAGGCAGAGGTTTTCCGCGCCTACCTGCACCTGTGCCTGGAGCTGGCGGCGCGCCACTACGCCGCCCCGGCCCCGGCCGAAGTGGGCCTGGCCCAGCAGCAAATCCGGCAGTTTGGGGCGCTGCTCAACCAGCACTACCGCAGCCTGCGCGGCGTGCGCGACTATGCAGGGCTGCTCCACGTATCGGCCAACCATCTCAACGCCCAGTGCCGCCGGGTGCTCAACAAAACGGCCAGCGACCTCATTCACGAGCGCATCATCACCGAGGCGCGGCGGCTGCTGAGCCACTCGGCACTGGGCGTGGCGCAGGTGGCCTACGAGCTGGGTTTCGAGGATGCGTCGTACTTCGGGCGCTACTTTCGTAAGTACACCGGCCGCACGCCCGAGGCGTTTCGGCAGCAGCGTTGATTTGTCCGGTAAGTGCCCGCAAACGGGCTGCAAAGGCGAGCGCCGCACCGGGTAACTTTGGGCCACCAACACGACAAGTGCCGCGCCGGCGGCCGGCGCATGGGCGCGGGCCGCATTTTCCCGTATAGCTCAGCTACTGTTATGCACCCCTCCCCCACTCCGGTTATGGCCGACTCTACAACTGATACCTACGAACTCGTTGACTCCACCGCGCTGGCGCTGGCCCAGCTGCGCTGCCCACGCTGCCACCAAGGCAAGCTGTTCACCCACTCTGCCCTGAACCTCAGCAAATTTGCCCAGATGCCCGCGCAATGCCCCGTGTGCAGCCAGACGTTCGAGCCCGAGCCCGGCTTCTACTTCGGCTCGATGTACATCACCTTTGGCTTCAACGTGGCCACTACGCTGGTGCTGGGCGTGCTCATCTATTACCTGATGGGCAACCCCGATACCTGGGTGTATGTGAGCATCGTTACGGCCGTCACGGTGCTGCTTACACCAGTTATCCTGCGCTATTCACGGGCGATGATGCTGTATTTGTTTGGTGGCACCCGCTACAATCCCAACCTGGCCCGGCGGGGTGAATAGTTAAGAGTTAAGAGTTTAAAAAAAGCCCGCCTGAATCGTCAGGCGGGCTTTTTTTAAACTCTTAACTATTTCAACACCTGCGCCCGCCACACGTTATTGCCGGGGTTGGCATCGGGCAGCAGCTTGGTGGGGTTCAGCTTCACCAGCGTGAGGGGAGTGGTGGAGTTGTAGCGGAAGGTCCAGGTACCGCTGCGCTGCCACACTTCCACGGGCAGGCGCACGCGGGTGGTTTTGCCGCCGGTTTCGGTCACGTCGGCAATGATAGGCATGGCGGCCTGGCCCAGGTTTTCGACGGTGATGAGGGCGCCTTGGGCGGGGTCCTGATTCACGTAGGTGACGGTGGTTACGGCCTGGTCGAGGGTCCAGTTGTTGTACACCCACTCGCGCCAGAACCAGGTCAGGTCCTCGCCGCTGGCATCGTTCATGGTCCGGAAAAAATCTTTAGGCTGCGGGTGCTTGAAGGCCCAACGCTTGATGTAGGTGCGGAATGCGTAGTCGAACCGTTCCGGCCCCAGAATCTCGGCGCGCAGCAGAAACAGGCCATAGCCCATCTTGCTATAGGCCGCGT
This region includes:
- a CDS encoding Ig-like domain-containing protein, with translation MKNRLLFYLLLLVSIIGARAGQAAIITTSVLNGPNFCQSTVVRVSYTVSGSLDPTNVFTAQLSDETGSFAAPVAIGSLSGTAGGTINGALPVGVVTGSGYRVRVVASSPATIGPDNGQDLTITNIGTVTAGSNSPLCVGGNLLLTATTVPGASYAWTGPSGFTSLLQNPTLSNVAVNRSGTYTVTASANGCSATSSVSVTVNALPNASVTPQAVAICAGQSVTLNASGGASYSWSPAAGLSSTTVASPTATPTASTIYTVTVTNAAGCASTSQTTVTVRATPSLTVSPSQTICAGSSTTLTASGAQNYTWSPSTGLNNPRVANPIASPTVTTTYTLTGDNGNCSATATVTITVEPLPAPSAGPDRVLCSGQTAQLGTAPVSGLTYSWSPSTGLSSTSSAQPTLTGTNTGTAPRVTVYTLTAVSANGCVGSSTVRVTVNPVVTVNAGTAQTFCSGGSASLGGSAAVAGYTYSWSPATGLANASAAQTTVSLTNATGAAITTTYTLTASSNGCSNTSTVAVTVNPATSAAFTYNAASYCQSSANPTPTISGNAGGTFTAPSGLTINAATGQLNLAASTAGTYAVTYSVGGPCPSTSTQQVTVATPGAAGFSYASAAYCASGANPTATLVAGAAAGAFTALPTGLSLNASTGAINLAASQPGTYTVTNTVSANGACQAASATTQVSISAVPAAALAVSGATTFCQGNSVTLTANGGSTGATYQFLLNGQAIAGAVSATYAATQGGTYSVVITNPGSCTATSAGTTLTVNPVATPTLAYGATSYCQNGGNNPGPTVSIAGGTYASTTGLSLNAATGAINLAASAPGTYTVSYSAGSPCPGTATASITINAAPSAAFAYASSTFCASGGSASPTLAGTSGGTFAAPAGLSLNTTTGTIDPASSTAGTYTVTYTVGSTCTAMATTAVTITTAPAAAFSYPVTSYCAAAQGNVAPVFGSGASAGTFSSTTGLSLNLASGVVNLAASQAGTYTVTNTIPASGSCAATTATAPITISAAPVATLVAAGPTAICQGSAVLLTAGGGGAGATYQFLLNGQPIAGATTATYSASAAGSYAVVISSGSGCAATSPATAVTVNPATSATFSYAATGYCLSSATATPSIAGTTGGTFASTAGLSLNAGTGTIAPASSTPGTYTVTYSVGGSCPSSSTATITISAPASAAFSYASASLCATGTATPALATGAIAGTFSATTGLSLNAGTGAINLDASTPGTYTVTNTVSSAGACGGATSTATLTINALPTRPTLTAQYNGPTTTLTSSAAIGNQFYFNGVAIAGAAGLTYVVNSAAQLGSYTVTTTSAQGCTSLPSVALVVTATARQLAAAALQVYPNPTPDGKLTIELSGTHQPTQLTVLNAVGQVVYRAALPATAAAQQPIDLSALPSGVYLLRATSADGTATRRFVRE
- a CDS encoding transglutaminase-like domain-containing protein; its protein translation is MNVSLLISPAIWVGLLGAAVHLPGLSAPGQPAAAPRSRTFVLTSTATVPVPPAGTKTLDLWLPVPHTDASQEVRDLKIESPVPYKIEQGEYGTQMLHLRAATVPTAPLVVKLTAQITRCEHLNLRANAPTAKFVKEKTDPNLARWLAPDRLVPLDPTIHQQAEEVVAKAGAKTPLEKARAIYEHVVSTVTYDKTGQGWGRGDIYYACDARHGNCTDFHAIIIGYCRSLGIPARFSIGLPLPAERGHGEIKGYHCWAEFFTPETGWVPVDASEAAKNPDKRAYFFGAHDENRVEFTRGRDVQLTPRQAGPPLNYFVYPYAEADGQPLEVARKYEFLDITAQ
- a CDS encoding DUF421 domain-containing protein, translated to MCGDVLLLLATLRVTGRRGVRQLSIFELSIILALSSAAGDTMFYHDTPLLPVIIVFAVVSALYWLFNRLTEWFPVFGDWLEGKPVLLIEKSRINMKKPDSLNLTQKELFGELRQQQVEHLGQVRRAYMEATGNLSAYFFAPDAAAPGLPIWPELLAQSQHRVAAAGAHACGKCGEVRELARGEAALCPVCQGADWVPVCSAKREA
- a CDS encoding helix-turn-helix domain-containing protein; its protein translation is MKPTAPPVLALASFPGPLARTPYYCDRLESHVVRFPHVNAPHGHDFYLLLYITEGTGTHTVDLVTYELRPGSLFFLAPGQVHHWHPGLDARGFVVFFSADFYLFRYPGSGLYDFPFFDSAHPPVLYLPPTEAEIRPLIEHLFAEFTVPQPNQAEVFRAYLHLCLELAARHYAAPAPAEVGLAQQQIRQFGALLNQHYRSLRGVRDYAGLLHVSANHLNAQCRRVLNKTASDLIHERIITEARRLLSHSALGVAQVAYELGFEDASYFGRYFRKYTGRTPEAFRQQR
- a CDS encoding DUF983 domain-containing protein; the protein is MADSTTDTYELVDSTALALAQLRCPRCHQGKLFTHSALNLSKFAQMPAQCPVCSQTFEPEPGFYFGSMYITFGFNVATTLVLGVLIYYLMGNPDTWVYVSIVTAVTVLLTPVILRYSRAMMLYLFGGTRYNPNLARRGE